In Rhodopirellula islandica, a single window of DNA contains:
- a CDS encoding Hsp70 family protein has translation MSEQKYCIGIDLGTTNSVVAYVPQSDVEAHGADQAPEIQLLPIPQVVASGQVESRTSLPSFLYLPRDQEVDSLEVTSDHARFPSSTEGVAGVYARQQAADNPQRVIVAAKSWLCQRKVDPDSPVLPWQSPDEIPRVSAVECTGIFLRHLVAAWQSQFPDAPIDQQQVVLTVPASFDPAARELTRRAAIRAGLNENFVLLEEPQAAVYRYLASTDGSWRKSLNNGDTLLVVDVGGGTTDLTLVGVHEEDGELTLQRVAVGNHLLVGGDNMDLALAYQAAEQFRQSGHDLDPWQSTSLWHACRDAKERLLSHDGPDSQSISVLGRGSSLIGGTITTEMKRSDAATLLLDGFFPQCAPQERPQANVVSGFQDVGLPYESDPAITKHIAAFLSDQSVLNHKGEPEDDQSHGPVTHLLLNGGVFRSPVMRERLESTLSSWTDTDVQTLSSTDDLNDAVAIGAAYYGWTKSNGGIRIRGGTAKAFYIGIETAGMAIPGAPRPLRAVCVAAQGMEEGTQAEVPGQEVGVVVGTPARFRFFSSTTRASDKPGDRLDRWSPTELQESEPIELTLDHHRSEGGDPNSPAAENEAAHSFVPVQFESRVTELGMFELWCHDKRGDRRWKLEFNARQEDES, from the coding sequence ATGAGCGAGCAAAAATATTGCATCGGGATCGACCTGGGCACGACCAACAGTGTGGTTGCCTACGTCCCCCAATCCGATGTGGAAGCCCACGGGGCGGACCAAGCCCCTGAGATCCAACTGCTGCCGATCCCCCAGGTCGTCGCGTCCGGCCAGGTCGAATCGCGAACCTCGTTGCCGTCGTTTCTCTACTTGCCCCGGGATCAAGAAGTCGACTCGCTGGAAGTCACCAGCGATCACGCTCGGTTCCCGTCGTCCACCGAAGGCGTCGCTGGCGTTTACGCGCGGCAACAAGCCGCTGACAACCCACAACGCGTCATCGTGGCCGCGAAAAGTTGGTTGTGTCAACGCAAGGTCGATCCTGATTCGCCCGTTCTCCCATGGCAATCGCCCGATGAGATCCCGCGAGTTTCAGCGGTCGAATGCACCGGCATTTTCCTGCGTCACTTGGTGGCTGCCTGGCAGTCTCAGTTCCCGGATGCCCCCATCGATCAACAACAGGTCGTGCTGACCGTTCCAGCCTCCTTTGACCCCGCCGCACGCGAATTGACACGCCGCGCGGCCATCCGCGCAGGACTGAATGAAAACTTTGTCCTGCTGGAAGAACCTCAAGCCGCCGTCTATCGCTACCTCGCATCGACCGACGGCAGTTGGCGAAAATCACTCAACAACGGAGACACGTTGTTGGTCGTTGACGTTGGTGGTGGGACCACCGACCTGACACTCGTTGGCGTGCACGAAGAAGACGGCGAATTGACACTGCAACGAGTCGCCGTCGGCAATCACTTGTTGGTCGGTGGTGACAACATGGACCTCGCCCTGGCCTATCAAGCCGCCGAGCAATTCCGGCAGTCCGGTCATGACTTGGACCCTTGGCAAAGCACTTCTCTCTGGCACGCCTGTCGCGATGCCAAAGAACGATTGCTCAGCCACGACGGTCCCGATTCCCAATCGATTTCCGTTCTCGGTCGCGGCAGCTCACTGATCGGTGGCACGATCACCACCGAGATGAAACGCAGCGATGCGGCAACGCTTTTGCTGGACGGGTTCTTCCCTCAGTGCGCTCCGCAGGAACGCCCGCAAGCCAACGTGGTCAGCGGCTTTCAAGACGTGGGGTTGCCATATGAGTCGGATCCGGCGATCACCAAACACATCGCAGCGTTTCTATCGGATCAATCGGTTCTCAATCACAAGGGTGAACCAGAAGACGATCAAAGCCACGGGCCGGTCACGCACCTGCTGCTCAACGGCGGCGTGTTTCGAAGTCCCGTGATGCGTGAAAGACTGGAGTCGACGCTCTCCTCTTGGACCGACACAGACGTCCAAACGTTGTCCTCCACTGATGACCTCAACGACGCCGTTGCGATCGGTGCGGCCTACTATGGTTGGACCAAATCCAATGGCGGCATCCGAATTCGCGGCGGCACAGCCAAAGCGTTTTACATTGGCATTGAAACCGCCGGCATGGCGATCCCTGGGGCTCCCCGTCCCCTGCGTGCGGTCTGTGTGGCAGCACAAGGCATGGAAGAAGGAACCCAAGCGGAAGTTCCAGGACAAGAGGTGGGAGTCGTCGTTGGCACCCCCGCTCGATTCCGATTCTTCTCCTCCACGACGCGCGCCAGCGACAAACCCGGCGATCGCTTGGACCGCTGGAGTCCCACCGAATTGCAAGAGAGCGAACCCATTGAATTGACATTGGATCACCATCGATCCGAAGGCGGGGATCCCAATTCACCTGCCGCTGAAAACGAAGCGGCCCACAGCTTCGTCCCGGTGCAATTCGAATCTCGCGTGACCGAACTGGGGATGTTTGAACTCTGGTGCCACGACAAACGGGGTGACCGTCGTTGGAAACTCGAATTCAACGCTCGCCAAGAAGATGAGTCCTAG
- a CDS encoding adenylate/guanylate cyclase domain-containing protein — MPDLIAQGAGDGFRWRKGLPDLIAGAEVLLGRQSSGTPEPMEIQPSAGGASDTDSADPDSSEREHLPQRDRRRTRTIHWQVPWDPSISRCHAILTVLSNDRVQVHRDARARNPVFFRGRPRDRFVVVPGEHFVIGETTFTLARRPGFTDQVDQASRDQSIQERAVDSSTPRPGPLPHAQREDMNRSAEGVTEMAFASSALRERDFRDTRRRIQLLARLPDIVAGSVDDEELLVRVSDTLLRATPSASAVAIVRAQVADRTGTDEPLANQTGSSAAKPSDMKVLHYDCRENDLQQHAVSSRLVTTALQRRESVLHLWETERSGGVEFTAAENVDWAFCVPLSSEACAGWAIYVAGSRALGSNWKELADDSATLADRLGDDVKFAEVVGSLISGIRQTSHFQQRHLAMRRFFAPVVLDALSGQDPQSWLQPRQCELSVMFCDLRGFSRTSEMKSDQLLLLLEQVSAALGVMTRHILDTGGVIGDFHGDAAMGFWGWPIELQLPEPHQDLTASAPLVASVLAAARAAAGIRMDYATGQTEFRCGIGIASGSAVAGRIGTVDQVKVTAFGPVVNLASRLEGLTKHFGVEVLMDDVSANALQAWLDMTSTSEDSQRFRRRKLGRVRVAGMKTPVDVYQLVVPSGQHQNLTDSQIDAYQKGWDEFASGDWDSAYQRLLELPAWDRPKDVLLRLILQHHRIAPPGWEGILDFPK; from the coding sequence ATGCCTGATTTGATCGCTCAAGGTGCCGGGGATGGATTCCGATGGCGGAAAGGCCTTCCCGATCTGATTGCCGGCGCCGAAGTCCTCTTGGGCCGACAATCATCCGGCACTCCGGAACCAATGGAGATCCAACCTTCAGCTGGCGGTGCCTCAGACACCGACTCGGCGGATCCCGATTCATCGGAACGCGAACACCTTCCCCAGCGTGATCGACGTCGAACCCGAACCATCCACTGGCAAGTCCCCTGGGACCCATCGATCTCGCGTTGTCACGCGATCTTGACTGTGCTGAGCAACGATCGCGTCCAAGTTCACCGGGACGCTCGAGCACGCAACCCTGTCTTTTTTCGAGGGCGTCCGCGAGACCGGTTCGTGGTCGTTCCGGGGGAGCACTTCGTGATCGGCGAAACCACCTTCACACTGGCTCGTCGCCCTGGATTCACCGACCAAGTCGATCAAGCCTCCCGCGACCAGTCCATCCAGGAACGGGCCGTCGATTCGTCCACGCCGCGTCCCGGGCCCCTCCCGCACGCTCAGCGCGAGGACATGAACCGCAGCGCAGAAGGTGTCACGGAAATGGCCTTCGCCTCCTCCGCTTTGCGTGAACGAGACTTCCGCGACACCCGGCGACGCATCCAGTTGTTGGCTCGCCTTCCCGACATCGTCGCCGGCAGCGTCGATGACGAGGAACTCTTGGTGCGAGTTTCGGACACTCTGTTGCGAGCGACTCCCTCTGCTTCGGCCGTTGCGATCGTCCGTGCCCAGGTCGCTGATCGAACCGGAACCGACGAACCGCTTGCCAATCAAACGGGATCCTCGGCGGCGAAACCTTCCGATATGAAAGTGTTGCATTACGATTGTCGAGAGAATGACCTGCAACAACATGCGGTCAGCTCTCGCTTGGTCACCACCGCGCTGCAGCGCCGAGAAAGCGTCCTGCATCTTTGGGAAACCGAACGCAGCGGCGGCGTCGAATTCACCGCCGCGGAAAACGTGGACTGGGCGTTCTGCGTGCCCCTGAGCAGCGAAGCTTGTGCCGGATGGGCCATCTACGTGGCGGGGTCGCGTGCACTCGGATCCAACTGGAAAGAACTCGCCGACGACTCTGCCACCCTGGCGGATCGCTTGGGCGACGACGTCAAGTTTGCCGAAGTGGTGGGGTCGCTGATCTCAGGAATTCGGCAAACCTCTCACTTCCAACAACGCCACTTGGCGATGCGTCGTTTCTTCGCTCCCGTGGTTTTGGACGCTCTCTCAGGACAGGACCCCCAGAGTTGGCTGCAACCCCGCCAATGCGAACTCTCCGTGATGTTCTGTGACCTTCGAGGTTTTTCACGCACCTCAGAAATGAAGAGCGATCAATTGCTGTTGTTGCTCGAGCAGGTCAGCGCGGCGCTCGGTGTGATGACACGTCACATCCTCGACACCGGGGGTGTGATTGGCGATTTCCATGGTGATGCCGCAATGGGATTCTGGGGCTGGCCCATTGAACTGCAGCTGCCCGAACCCCATCAAGACCTCACGGCCTCCGCACCGCTGGTCGCCAGTGTGCTCGCGGCCGCTCGTGCTGCGGCGGGAATCCGGATGGACTACGCCACCGGACAAACCGAATTCCGGTGCGGCATTGGCATCGCCTCCGGGTCCGCCGTCGCGGGGCGAATTGGAACGGTCGACCAAGTCAAAGTCACGGCCTTTGGACCGGTCGTGAACTTGGCCAGTCGTTTAGAAGGCCTGACGAAACACTTCGGGGTCGAAGTCCTGATGGACGATGTGTCCGCCAACGCGCTGCAGGCATGGCTCGACATGACCTCCACCTCGGAAGACAGCCAGAGGTTTCGACGACGCAAATTGGGACGGGTCCGAGTCGCAGGAATGAAGACCCCGGTCGACGTCTATCAATTGGTCGTCCCCAGCGGCCAGCACCAGAATTTGACAGACTCTCAAATCGACGCCTATCAAAAGGGCTGGGACGAATTTGCCAGCGGGGACTGGGATTCGGCCTACCAACGGCTCCTGGAACTTCCCGCTTGGGACCGGCCCAAAGACGTTCTCCTTCGTTTGATCCTCCAACACCATCGAATCGCCCCACCAGGCTGGGAAGGCATCCTCGACTTCCCGAAATAG
- the rsfS gene encoding ribosome silencing factor: MAHPSRAIRPHGLEEARKLATEAARVALDNNGQDVTVLDVSEQSAEFDFFVIATGTSRRQLHAISEQTDDALEKGLGDHRQGIEGYQESSWIVLDYGSVVVHLFDEETREYYDLESLWADATPIPLADLGLTQR; encoded by the coding sequence ATGGCTCATCCCAGTCGGGCGATTCGGCCGCACGGATTGGAAGAAGCGCGCAAACTGGCGACGGAAGCCGCTCGAGTCGCGTTGGACAACAATGGTCAAGACGTGACGGTCTTGGACGTGAGTGAGCAATCCGCCGAGTTTGATTTCTTCGTCATCGCCACGGGAACCAGTCGCCGTCAATTGCACGCCATCAGCGAGCAGACCGACGACGCGCTTGAAAAAGGGTTGGGTGACCACCGGCAAGGAATCGAGGGCTATCAGGAAAGCAGCTGGATCGTGCTGGATTATGGCAGCGTTGTGGTTCATCTGTTTGATGAAGAGACTCGTGAGTACTACGACCTGGAGTCCTTGTGGGCGGATGCCACGCCCATTCCGTTGGCGGATCTTGGTTTGACCCAACGCTGA
- the bcp gene encoding thioredoxin-dependent thiol peroxidase has protein sequence MGRLIMADFIDPGKKAPAFALQDQDGQTVQLKDLAGSPVVLFFYPKDNTPGCTKEACAFRDRYGDLQAAGAQLFGISTDSAESHVKFREKFELPFPLLVDEDHAMSEKYGAYREKNLYGKKSMGIQRSTYLIDADGKVVKVWKRVRVDGHDQQVLDALAALSEQN, from the coding sequence ATGGGGCGTCTCATCATGGCTGATTTCATCGATCCCGGCAAAAAGGCCCCCGCCTTCGCGCTCCAAGACCAAGACGGGCAAACCGTCCAATTGAAGGATCTGGCTGGTTCCCCGGTCGTTTTGTTCTTCTACCCGAAGGACAACACGCCTGGCTGCACCAAAGAGGCCTGCGCCTTCCGAGATCGATACGGCGACTTGCAGGCGGCCGGAGCACAGCTATTCGGAATCAGCACCGATTCCGCCGAAAGCCATGTCAAGTTTCGCGAAAAATTTGAGCTGCCGTTTCCATTGCTGGTCGATGAAGACCATGCCATGAGCGAGAAATACGGTGCCTATCGAGAGAAGAACCTCTACGGCAAGAAATCGATGGGAATCCAACGCTCGACCTATTTGATCGACGCCGACGGCAAAGTGGTCAAGGTCTGGAAACGTGTTCGCGTCGACGGCCACGACCAACAGGTCCTCGACGCCCTCGCTGCACTCTCAGAGCAAAACTAA
- a CDS encoding Hsp70 family protein codes for MNSRVPSSEPDDQLPSRYCIGIDLGTTNCVLAYVDTEATGTESDPKHPSSPESVSQNEAREGANTDFAVRTFLVPQWVDLGVAESRPTLPSFHYTLHPSEQLPHSDAHPWLNPTDAGLASCVGEYARVAGLLHPGRQIASAKSWLSHEGVDRTADLLPWHGDHDVPRRSPADASASYLKHLADAWDAEHPAHPMSQQDIVITLPASFDEVARELTIHAAKMAGLPRIQLIEEPQAAFYAWLDRHRDEWQELVQVGQLILVCDIGGGTTDLTLIRVRPADKDDQSNVVQFHRVAVGKHLILGGDNLDLAVAKAAEAKLGRTLSPRQWQQLLAAARQTKETFLSEPRPECTTIHLPGEGSSLIGGGLSVEMTAEEVDALLLDGFFPDVEMTSEVDSQQSGFQEVGLPYAADPAVTKHLAEFLREHRRTGLDDQPADAANSVDSDQVNLVLFNGGVLTAPAIRKRVVGSLTKWFSEPAVLESARLDLAVAQGAAHYAMVRRGHGVRIAANLARTYFMQIEQNPPRAVCVIPADAQAGQSYRIDQVPMDLRVGVPVSFPLWVSSTRLADRPGDIVDIDPNTMTALPPIQTALKDRKRRDQSTMQIVIESELSEIGTVGLFCVSNDKRWRLEFDIRGTLETDRESHDYAGESAGIVDEETLDECRQLISRVFVDGSLKPSLLIKRLQTTLGNSRDQWPPALLRQLWETLMEVQDNRRRSPAHESRWLNLAGFALRPGYGVAVDDWRTSQTWRMIYGKISHPDHQVRAESYVMWRRIAGGMTAGQQSQLATSLGKWLLAGTSNQDMAEANEAWRTIGSLEWLPIDQKRSFATAVMDSLDRKKASPLYPSLFWTLGRLASRVLAYGPLNLIVPATDVSHWIQKLAHSRSLETKDDATRRPAAFAITQMTRRCDDRFRDVDHPTRDRALSLLDRLDAPDHWTELVKNGGQLDHEEQQAVFGDTLPLGIELRG; via the coding sequence ATGAATTCACGCGTCCCATCGTCCGAACCAGACGACCAGCTTCCCTCACGCTACTGCATCGGCATCGACCTCGGCACGACCAATTGCGTGCTGGCATACGTCGATACCGAAGCCACGGGAACGGAATCCGATCCCAAACATCCCTCTTCCCCGGAGAGTGTCTCGCAAAATGAAGCGAGGGAAGGTGCGAACACGGACTTTGCCGTCCGCACGTTTTTGGTGCCGCAATGGGTCGATCTGGGCGTGGCGGAATCCAGACCCACGTTGCCTTCGTTTCACTACACGCTTCACCCGTCAGAACAGCTCCCCCACAGCGACGCCCATCCGTGGCTGAACCCAACGGACGCTGGCCTGGCATCCTGCGTCGGTGAGTACGCCCGCGTGGCTGGCCTGCTGCATCCCGGACGTCAAATTGCTTCGGCCAAAAGCTGGCTGTCTCATGAAGGCGTGGATCGCACCGCGGACCTACTGCCATGGCACGGAGATCACGATGTTCCACGCCGCTCTCCCGCCGACGCATCGGCCAGCTACCTGAAACATCTGGCCGATGCTTGGGACGCGGAACACCCCGCGCATCCGATGTCCCAACAAGACATCGTCATCACGTTGCCAGCCTCCTTCGACGAAGTCGCACGTGAACTCACCATCCACGCCGCAAAGATGGCTGGGTTGCCCCGCATTCAATTGATCGAAGAACCCCAGGCTGCCTTTTACGCCTGGCTGGATCGGCACCGCGACGAATGGCAAGAATTGGTTCAGGTCGGCCAGCTCATCCTGGTCTGCGACATCGGCGGAGGCACCACCGACCTGACCCTCATTCGAGTGCGTCCTGCGGACAAAGACGATCAATCCAACGTGGTTCAGTTCCACCGCGTTGCCGTGGGAAAACACCTGATTCTCGGCGGAGACAACCTGGACCTGGCCGTCGCGAAAGCAGCGGAAGCCAAACTTGGACGCACGCTGTCACCACGGCAATGGCAACAACTGTTGGCTGCGGCACGCCAAACCAAAGAAACGTTCCTGTCAGAACCGCGACCGGAGTGCACGACCATTCACTTGCCCGGCGAGGGCTCCTCGTTGATCGGTGGCGGACTCAGCGTTGAGATGACCGCAGAGGAAGTCGACGCTCTGTTGCTCGACGGATTTTTCCCCGACGTCGAGATGACCTCGGAAGTCGATTCGCAACAGAGCGGATTCCAAGAGGTTGGCTTGCCTTACGCAGCGGACCCCGCCGTCACCAAACACCTCGCTGAATTTCTTCGCGAACATCGTCGCACCGGTCTGGATGACCAACCGGCGGACGCGGCGAATTCCGTGGACAGCGACCAAGTCAACTTGGTCCTCTTCAACGGTGGCGTGCTCACCGCGCCGGCGATTCGCAAACGAGTGGTCGGTTCGCTGACGAAGTGGTTTTCCGAACCAGCCGTCTTGGAATCCGCTCGCTTGGATCTGGCAGTTGCTCAAGGTGCCGCCCACTACGCCATGGTTCGTCGGGGGCACGGGGTTCGGATCGCCGCGAACCTGGCACGAACTTACTTCATGCAGATCGAACAGAACCCGCCGCGAGCCGTGTGCGTGATCCCCGCGGACGCGCAAGCCGGGCAATCCTATCGCATCGACCAAGTCCCAATGGATTTGCGAGTTGGCGTGCCCGTCAGTTTTCCACTCTGGGTCAGCAGCACACGTTTGGCCGACCGTCCGGGTGACATCGTCGACATCGACCCCAACACCATGACCGCGTTGCCGCCCATCCAAACGGCACTCAAAGATCGCAAACGCCGCGACCAATCCACGATGCAAATCGTGATCGAATCAGAACTCTCTGAAATTGGCACCGTTGGACTCTTCTGCGTTTCCAATGACAAACGATGGCGGCTGGAATTTGATATTCGGGGAACATTGGAAACCGACCGAGAATCGCACGACTACGCCGGTGAATCGGCCGGGATCGTCGATGAAGAAACGCTCGATGAATGCCGGCAGCTGATTTCACGTGTCTTTGTGGACGGATCACTCAAGCCGTCGCTGCTGATCAAACGCCTGCAAACCACACTGGGCAATTCTCGCGATCAATGGCCACCGGCGCTCCTGCGTCAGTTGTGGGAAACGCTGATGGAGGTTCAAGACAACCGCCGACGCTCACCTGCCCACGAGTCGCGGTGGTTGAACCTGGCCGGTTTCGCGTTGCGTCCTGGATATGGCGTCGCGGTCGATGACTGGCGAACCTCTCAGACCTGGCGAATGATCTACGGAAAGATCTCCCACCCGGACCATCAAGTCCGCGCTGAATCCTATGTGATGTGGCGACGCATCGCGGGCGGGATGACCGCGGGCCAGCAAAGCCAACTGGCGACATCGCTGGGCAAATGGCTGCTGGCAGGAACCAGCAACCAGGACATGGCCGAAGCCAATGAAGCGTGGCGTACCATCGGTTCCCTGGAATGGCTTCCAATCGATCAGAAACGAAGCTTTGCAACCGCCGTCATGGACTCGCTGGATCGCAAGAAAGCGTCGCCGCTGTACCCCAGTTTGTTTTGGACGCTTGGCCGTCTCGCGTCTCGCGTGTTGGCATATGGGCCGCTGAATTTGATCGTCCCAGCCACGGACGTCTCGCACTGGATCCAAAAACTCGCTCATTCTCGCTCGCTTGAAACCAAGGACGACGCAACCAGGCGGCCAGCCGCATTCGCGATCACGCAGATGACCCGACGCTGCGACGACCGTTTTCGTGATGTCGATCACCCCACACGTGACCGCGCCCTGAGTCTGCTGGATCGGCTGGACGCCCCGGATCACTGGACCGAACTGGTCAAGAACGGCGGCCAACTCGACCACGAAGAACAACAGGCCGTCTTTGGAGACACCTTGCCGCTGGGAATCGAATTGCGAGGGTAG
- the argS gene encoding arginine--tRNA ligase, translated as MHLPNVLQARFVQALESLTDSPGDFAGMIRAAADPKFGDYQSNAAMPLAKKVGKSSRDVAAELVQNLNVTDLFEEPEVAGPGFINLRLKDSVLFDSIQQMLLDDRVGVSKTSAPKKVVVDFSSPNVAKPMHVGHIRSTVIGDCLARTLRFYGEEVITDNHLGDWGTQFGIIIYGYRHFGDPGKVAANPVPELSSLYRLTNQLIEYQKAKRSLVTIADKLIAAKQDAADAKLAADQAESDESLKPKDKKKLRKNADAASRRIASTEAELKSLQDKVAAVDNDPDLSKLAAEHSEVDVAVLRETAKLHEGDAENLALWKEFLPHCQDEINRIYDRLNVQFDHTLGESFYHDRLAGVVEELTKLGLTTKSDGAICVFLEGFDSPMIIQKRDGAFLYATTDLATLQYRRDEFQPDEILYVVDSRQGEHFRKFFAMAEPLGMEGVQLVHVNFGTVLGPDGRPMKTRSGSLIGLESLLNDAVNRAKEVVCNPDRLATMDPPMGGEEQQQIAEIVGIGAIKYADLSHHRTSDYKFDVDKMVALEGNTATYVQYSYARTQSILRRASDGKALPAFEQTIEQASATQTMNFTHPNERSLALMLMRFEEAVELVRLNYAPNALCDYLFETAKTYSSFNESCRVLGNDDPAVMQTRLALVVLTGRVLKKGLSLLGIDVAERM; from the coding sequence ATGCATCTACCCAATGTTCTTCAGGCTCGTTTTGTCCAAGCCCTCGAGTCGTTGACGGACTCCCCGGGCGATTTCGCAGGCATGATTCGCGCGGCCGCGGATCCCAAGTTTGGCGACTACCAATCCAATGCTGCGATGCCCTTGGCGAAAAAAGTGGGGAAATCGTCTCGAGACGTTGCTGCGGAATTGGTCCAAAATCTCAATGTGACGGACCTCTTTGAGGAACCTGAGGTTGCCGGACCTGGGTTCATCAACCTGCGTTTGAAGGACTCGGTCCTGTTTGATTCGATTCAGCAAATGTTGTTGGACGATCGAGTGGGCGTGTCCAAGACCTCCGCCCCCAAGAAAGTCGTCGTTGACTTCTCCTCGCCCAATGTGGCGAAACCCATGCATGTGGGGCACATTCGCAGCACCGTGATCGGGGATTGCTTGGCCCGGACGCTGCGGTTCTATGGTGAAGAGGTCATCACCGACAACCATTTGGGGGATTGGGGCACCCAGTTTGGCATCATCATTTATGGTTACCGTCACTTTGGTGACCCCGGAAAAGTCGCGGCCAACCCTGTGCCGGAATTGTCCTCGCTCTATCGGCTTACCAATCAACTGATTGAATATCAAAAGGCCAAACGATCTTTGGTGACGATCGCGGACAAGTTGATTGCCGCGAAACAGGATGCTGCGGACGCGAAGTTGGCCGCCGATCAGGCGGAATCCGATGAAAGTCTGAAGCCCAAAGACAAGAAGAAGTTGCGGAAGAACGCAGACGCAGCGAGTCGGCGAATTGCTTCCACGGAAGCGGAACTCAAGTCCTTGCAGGACAAAGTTGCCGCGGTCGACAACGACCCCGACTTGTCCAAATTGGCGGCGGAGCACTCCGAGGTGGATGTGGCTGTCCTTCGAGAAACGGCCAAATTGCACGAAGGCGACGCTGAGAACTTGGCGTTGTGGAAGGAGTTCTTGCCGCATTGCCAAGACGAGATCAACCGCATTTACGACCGGCTGAACGTTCAGTTTGATCATACGCTCGGTGAGAGCTTCTATCACGACCGTTTGGCAGGCGTGGTGGAGGAACTGACGAAACTTGGTTTGACAACCAAGAGCGACGGGGCGATCTGTGTCTTCCTTGAGGGCTTTGACAGCCCCATGATCATCCAGAAACGCGATGGAGCATTTCTATACGCCACGACGGACTTGGCGACTCTCCAGTACCGTCGTGACGAGTTCCAGCCGGACGAGATTCTCTATGTGGTGGATTCACGACAGGGCGAACACTTCCGAAAGTTCTTCGCCATGGCGGAACCACTGGGCATGGAAGGCGTTCAATTGGTCCATGTCAATTTCGGAACGGTGTTGGGGCCTGATGGTCGTCCCATGAAGACTCGCAGTGGATCTTTGATTGGCTTGGAAAGCTTATTGAATGACGCCGTGAATCGGGCGAAAGAAGTGGTTTGCAATCCGGACCGATTGGCGACGATGGATCCCCCAATGGGCGGAGAGGAACAGCAGCAGATCGCCGAAATCGTCGGCATTGGCGCGATCAAGTACGCTGATCTCTCACATCATCGGACCAGTGACTACAAATTTGACGTCGATAAAATGGTTGCTCTTGAGGGCAACACGGCGACCTATGTGCAGTACTCTTACGCACGAACTCAAAGCATTTTAAGGCGGGCCTCGGATGGCAAAGCCCTGCCCGCATTTGAACAAACGATTGAGCAAGCCAGCGCCACTCAAACGATGAACTTCACGCATCCCAATGAGCGTTCTCTGGCCTTGATGCTGATGCGATTTGAAGAAGCGGTCGAACTCGTGCGACTGAATTATGCCCCCAACGCGCTTTGTGATTACTTGTTTGAAACCGCCAAGACCTACTCTTCTTTCAATGAAAGTTGCCGTGTGCTTGGCAATGATGACCCCGCTGTGATGCAGACTCGATTGGCCCTCGTGGTGTTGACCGGTCGGGTGCTTAAGAAGGGTTTGTCGCTGTTGGGAATTGACGTTGCCGAACGTATGTAA